Sequence from the Methanosarcina siciliae T4/M genome:
ACAGCCGTAACTCCGGGCCACTTCCTGCGCGAAGTCAATCTTTTCGGAGGCGGGGATGCCAGAGTACACACGATCTCCATGGGAGCATCAGGAGCTATCAGGTTCACGGACAGTATCTATATTAAGGATAAGCGGGAGACTCCACTTTACCTGTAAATCTTTTTTTCACTTTTTTCATCCATTTTCCTTCCTCTCTTTTGAAACACAAACCTCAAAAATTTCGAGTTAAAATATGAAGGTATATCTTGAGAGTTTTGGCTGTTCTGCAAGCCTTGCGTCAGCCGAAATCATGAAAGCAAGCGTTGAGAGGCTCGGGCATGAATTATTGGGTCCAGCTGCTGCCGCGGAGGCAGAGGTTTATATCTGCAACTCCTGCACGGTCAAGTACACAACAGAACAAAAAATCCTCTATAAGGTCCGCAGTATGGGCGAAAAAGGTGTGCAGGTGATAGTCTCAGGGTGCATGCCCGAAGTCCAGCTTGAAGACATCCTCCATGCAAACCCTGAAGCCCATATCCTTGGAGTAAATGCGATTTCCCGCCTGGGTGAACTCCTCTCCTTAATTGAAAGAAGGATGGCGGAAGGGCTGCCGGCAGGAGGTTACCTTGAACTGCGGACTTCCGAACCCCTGGGCTTCCTTAATGTGCCTCGCGAGCGCTCCAACCCCAATATCCATATATGCCAGATCTCCCAGGGATGCAATTTCGCCTGCTCTTACTGTATCGTAAAGAATGCCCGGGGAAAGCTCCGCTCTTTTCCTCCAGAAGACATCGTAAAAGATATACGCTCCGCAGTTGCAGAAGGCTGCCGGGAAATCTGGCTCACTTCCCAGGACGACAGCCAGTACGGGATGGATACGGGTGTCAAACTCCCCGAGCTTCTGTGCATGATCTCGGAAATCCCCGGAGACTTTAAGGTGAGGGTAGGGATGATGAACCCCTTTTCCGTCCTTCCCATCCTGGACGAGCTTGTGGACGCCTTCGACTCCGATAAAGTTTTCAAACTCCTGCATCTCCCTATCCAGTCTGCCTCCCACTCCGTCCTGAAAAGAATGAACCGCCTGCATAAAATGGATGCTGTGGATGAAATCATTACGAAATTCCGCACCCGCTTCGAAGACCTTTCTCTTTTTACTGACATCATTGTTGGTTTCTGTGATGAAACCGATGAGGATTTTGAAGAAACGGTGGAGTGGGTAAAAAAATACCGCCCGGAAAAGATCAATATCTCCAGATACTCTCCCCGCCCTCACACTAAAGCCTTTTCTTTCCGGAACCTCGATTCCCGGATTTCCGTACAGAGGTCCCATGCTCTGCACAAAGTCTGCGAGCAGATAAAGCTCGGGTCCAAGCAGGAGATGATCGGCTGGAAAGGCAGGGTTTTTGTCTCGAAATACACGGAAATGGGAGATGTCCTCACACGCACGGACGCCTACCGGCCTGTTGTGATCAGCGGCTCCGGCCTCAAGCCCGGGGAGTACGCTAATGTAGAAATTACGGGTGCAAAGCCAGGTTATTTTATGGGGAAGCTTATTGGTTAAGGCTGAACTGATTAAGGTTGCAAAGCTAAGTAAAGGATAAGGGTGCCG
This genomic interval carries:
- a CDS encoding tRNA (N(6)-L-threonylcarbamoyladenosine(37)-C(2))-methylthiotransferase; its protein translation is MKVYLESFGCSASLASAEIMKASVERLGHELLGPAAAAEAEVYICNSCTVKYTTEQKILYKVRSMGEKGVQVIVSGCMPEVQLEDILHANPEAHILGVNAISRLGELLSLIERRMAEGLPAGGYLELRTSEPLGFLNVPRERSNPNIHICQISQGCNFACSYCIVKNARGKLRSFPPEDIVKDIRSAVAEGCREIWLTSQDDSQYGMDTGVKLPELLCMISEIPGDFKVRVGMMNPFSVLPILDELVDAFDSDKVFKLLHLPIQSASHSVLKRMNRLHKMDAVDEIITKFRTRFEDLSLFTDIIVGFCDETDEDFEETVEWVKKYRPEKINISRYSPRPHTKAFSFRNLDSRISVQRSHALHKVCEQIKLGSKQEMIGWKGRVFVSKYTEMGDVLTRTDAYRPVVISGSGLKPGEYANVEITGAKPGYFMGKLIG